In Cotesia glomerata isolate CgM1 linkage group LG1, MPM_Cglom_v2.3, whole genome shotgun sequence, one genomic interval encodes:
- the LOC123259910 gene encoding ets DNA-binding protein pokkuri, producing the protein MKLLPTIQLPQLPPVSAAGGMTGMDSRLPPGISLPFSPTDLLWRYPTMSFPSHPPQSPLLDFKTHLPSSLASDPRVWSRDDVATFLRWAEREFDLPQFDMDMFQMNGKALCLLTKSDLGERCPGAGDVLHNVLGMLARDFNQLQRCLPSSPVTPTRHSAYPLSPHSHPPTPTWAENHYAAANLASLMSANSVTLSPAPSVDSQAGSPGHTESNQIQVYRSDSDEDNHQSSSSPPATPTALTAQRLSEVCVKDQPSPTLPPQLMPLTPGGFRPASTAREFFPSDSPEPNTNGRLLWDFLQQLLNDPSQRYTHYIAWKSQETGVFKIVDPPGLARLWGIQKNHLSMNYDKMSRALRYYYRVNILRKVQGERHCYQFLRNPTELKNIKNISLLRQQMRIKSEPDEESPTSINGIEPEVDMPTDLSMSSMNQPSCEQPLPLLDPPAKYRSHAYNLAKTNQEPEERK; encoded by the exons ATGAAACTATTGCCGACGATTCAGTTGCCGCAACTACCGCCGGTCTCAGCCGCTGGCGGCATGACGGGAATGGATTCCCGTCTCCCACCCGGGATATCCTTACCTTTCAGTCCCACGGATTTATTATGGCGATATCCGACCATGAGTTTTCCCTCCCACCCACCTCAAAGTCCTCTGCTGGACTTTAAAACTCATTTGCCATCAAGTTTAG CTTCAGACCCAAGAGTGTGGTCGCGAGATGACGTCGCGACATTTTTACGATGGGCTGAACGTGAATTTGACTTGCCGCAGTTTGACATGGACATGTTTCAAATGAATGGAAAAGCCCTGTGTCTGTTAACAAAGTCAGATTTGGGAGAGAGATGTCCAGGTGCTGGAGATGTTCTTCATAATGTTCTCGGGATGCTAGCAAGAGATTTCAATCAATTACAACGATGTCTTCCAAGTAGTCCTGTTACGCCCACGAGACATTCGGCATATCCTTTGAGTCCTCACTCACATCCGCCGACGCCAACGTGGGCAGAAAATCATTATGCTGCAGCCAACCTTGCCTCACTTATGTCTGCCAATTCAGTTACACTCTCACCGGCGCCATCAGTTGATAGTCAAGCGGGATCCCCCGGTCATACTGAGAGTAATCAAATTCAAGTGTATAGAAGTGATTCGGATGAGGATAATCATCAGAGTAGCAGTAGTCCACCAGCAACACCGACCGCTCTCACGGCTCAGAGACTCAGCGAAGTTTGCGTCAAGGACCAACCCAGTCCCACATTGCCACCTCAATTAATGCCACTCACGCCTGGAGGATTTCGACCTGCTTCTACTGCTCGAGAGTTTTTTCCCAGCGACTCACCTGAACCTAATACGA atGGTAGACTTCTTTGGGATTTTTTACAACAGCTATTAAACGATCCATCACAGAGATACACCCATTACATTGCGTGGAAAAGTCAAGAAActggagtttttaaaatagttgATCCGCCAGGTCTTGCACGGCTTTGGgggatacaaaaaaatcatttgtcTATGAATTACGATAAGATGAGCAGAGCATTGCGTTATTATTATCGTGTTAATATACTTCGGAAAGTTCAAGGCGAACGTCACTGTTATCA atttctTCGTAATCCTAcggaattgaaaaatattaaaaatatatcattattACGGCAACAAATGCGAATAAAATCAGAACCGGACGAAGAAAGTCCTACTTCCATAAATGGTATAGAACCGGAAGTAGACATGCCAACTGATCTCTCAATGTCAAGTATGAATCAACCTTCTTGCGAACAGCCTCTTCCTCTCCTTGATCCACCTGCCAAGTATCGCAGTCATGCATACAATCTTGCTAAAACTAATCAAGAACCGGAGGAGAGGAAGTGA